The segment AGTATAATACAGCCAGATTAaacattattgtataaaaacaagaaaagcGTGATATGTATCTACAATTACATCACTGTTACATGACATTGTTACAGCGTTGAAGATCCATTGCTCTTTAATGCCATGGTATCATTCTCGGCCGAATTACGGCGATTCAAAGCAATTACTGTACAATTACGAAGGAAATTGTATAAGagatagaagaagaaaaaaaaagatgataagATTGTAGGTCGCATTAATCGCCGTAAATCGTTCACAAAGAAATCTAtcgagaaaaaatgtttcgtcTGTTCTATTATACTCTTGCttcaatatacaattataattgcatatcATCTCATACAAAGTATCAGACTATccatttaataacaaatttggaACGATTGGGTGACGCTCGCGGCGATTAAACTCTATTTATAGCATACGTAGAACAACTTTAACAAACGTCGCAACTCGAAAAAGGGGAAACTATTTGATAATTAGCATAGATCTATTAATTAGATTGATAATTAGCATAGATCTATTAATTAGATTGTTAATTAGACTTGGAACTTGTAACAATCCTTTAACAATTGTGTCTGAAAAGCTGGACTAAACTTTGCTGATATCAGTGTCAAATGTGGCAGTAACATAAGCTGTAGATCCGGTGGTTACAGATGAATTTTGAGAGTAGACAGGTGAGTTTACAGGGAGTGTGGGCGAGGGAGTTAACTCGATCACTTCCTCGCTGTTGATTCTCAGTAAAGGGCTCGGTTGACGCGCCCTGCAATTCCAATCATGCAAGCAAAGATTGTGTGGCGAGAAGGAACATTCAAACAAATTGGATCAAGGTCCATAAGCAAGGAATAATAAAGGCACAACCAAAACTAGTTATTACTATCAATTATTAGCTCAAGATAGGAGCGACAGGATATGGAAGCGATTAAGTAGCGTCGGCACATTAGATCTGgtgtaataatttgattatccGCTGGTTTCGCTGGAGTCagttatctttaaattttagttttactgACTGTAACATTAATGTTTGAAGATTAAAGCAAACTGACATCGTTGAAACCAGTTGAAATAGGTAATGTTCGTCAAACCAAATACAATTTATCTCCCATATAGCAGCAAAGatttatattctgaaaaatttcaCCACATTCAGTCCATTTCCTTTTTGTCCAAATCTATGCCCACAATTGCTCTAAGGAGAAGCAGAGCTTACATATTGATACCTAAGGACAGTGATTACCATTCAGAAAGGTTTGTCAAACATTACTCACTCGGATCACCATAAAGTGGGATAGCTGTACAAGAAATGCCGCGATGATTGCAAGGATAATGATGTGCGGAACAAATAAGAGAATACTTTGAAACAGcgagaaaaaatgaaacagcAAACTTACCCGGCAAGCTCGCGCTGTAGATCTTGCATAACGGCGTGACATTGTGCGTAGTGACGAGTTTGCGCCTCTACGAACTCGTGTAGACATCGCAAATGTCCAGCTTGAGAACTCAAAACTCCCTCCAGCAGCAATTTGACAATCTCCGCTTGCCGATCAAACTCCGATTGCGCTACCCTCAGCTCCCTCTCTGCCTGAGTGagcaatatacatattttattgttccTGTCTtctgtatattatacatttcgaTCTTtgctgtttaaaataataaggaaattgaaatttgactgATTCAGGAAACGGAAATAATTGTAGCTGCCAATTGACATCACCATTAGATTCTGTGAAAGGTAATCCGTCTTTCGTTCTATCTTCGTACATAATGCAAaggaatatatttcatattctaCTCTAAATTCTTTATGCAATGTACATTACATAAAGAATATTTGCAGTGCAGCATGCAAACGTTACGATTGAagatgtttataaattttagtattcatagattcataaataataattatcaaattgttCTTATTTCAATCATATTGAACCTAGACCTCTCTAAATTGAGAAACAAATCAAAACTGTCGATTGCATTAATACCTGATCGAGTAACACTTCGGGTGATACACCAGACTCCTATCAATCGCAGCAGTGTGAAGGACAAAACACATCATAAACATACagcacatatatttttaaataaagttgagaaaaatatattaacaatactTACACTCTGTTGACCCAGCATGCTTCTTGCTTTTCTTACTCTATTTTTACATGCGTCCAAATCCAGTCTGTAGAAATCGTTTAACATCAGtgatgaaatttttgataaataaaagaaataaacaaaacaattttgttaccTCTTATTTGCCAATATTGCCATTTCCTTGCTAACAGTTTTCATCTCTCCATCCAAGAACTTCCTCAGAGGTTGTATATAACAGTTGGCAGCAGTTCCTATAAAGTCCCTTTCTATTTGTCCCAATTTCTGCTGACATTGGCCAATCTTTATTAACGCACTgcctaaaaattaaatctttttgtgCAAAATTGTTACATCTATACCATTGTATATACACAATGGAAAATTCTCTTATCTGGAATACTAACCATATGCTATCCCTGGACCAAAATCATTTCCAGCTTCTATCATATCAGTGCCTACATATTCCAAATTACTCAGCCTATTAGGTTTTTTcttgtcaattttttcataaaagaagTCTTCAATCCTGTTACCTACAATATGTtcgaaattagtaaaaaaaaataaaacgcatgtttttataaaagttttagtcggacatgtaataatataatttacaatttaattaatacttttaattcaaGTAAATAGCATTTGCTACCAGGATTAGGGGTAAGCACAGCTTCCATGTTCCGCAATATTTTCTCTGTCCATGTTTTAGTGGCATTTGCTCTCTCCGCTAGATGTTCCAAATGTGCATCTAACTCTGTCTTTTCTGAAGTACCCAGCGTTTCTTCTGTCATCTAAAAGTAAATGTATGTCATAATTTTATGCTATTACATTTAtagtatacaataatattatagtaatattatattattacaataattttatagtatacatttttctcctaatatatataaatataatataaataataatataaatgtccAATCTAATGTCTCAAACGTAGCATATCAAATAACATAGAACATATTCTGatgaataaacatattttacatgacattcgtgagaaaataataaataaaatcaaagcTTGTCTCATTATAAGAATAACGTAATATTagagaaagttttattttattatacagaaACGTCAGAAAAATCGGTATTAATCAATGACATTGATCGCTGaaacaaaattagaaatttaggTTAAATGATATGACATTAACGCAAGCACATTTAGAATTTCATGACTGCGGTAACGAATAAAATGTGATGAGAACAAGCAGTTGCAGAAGAAGTCGAGAAATTCGTCTAATGACATATAACGTATTCAATCATCGATTCAGAGCGTTGAATGTCAACAGTGATAAGCATTAAAATGAGATTCGAGCGTGTGCATGTTCATTTATGTTTTGTAAAACTGGGATtcattaaagcaaaaatatcgGATTTCCACCTGTACAACTCGGCTAAGGGCGGCTCCCGCATCCTTCACCAACTTCTTCACGTTAAAATCCATTTTCGCGATTAGATCTGATTAGATCTCACACCCACGATCAAGGTTTCTTGACGGCACTTAACGGAGAACTTTTAATCCCCCACCCCCACCCCCCTCACGATGTCTCTTTATGCTtcgtacacatatacatacactCGCTCCTTTTATACACTTTATTTTCTATCGATCAttaagggcggtattcatagacGTTGTTTGAAACCTGTCTTAAGCATGAACTTAGAGGGTGCTTATGACAAATAATCGGATCTCTAATCGGACCATTGAAatcattgagtaaaaagaaacaggagagagagcgtttggtcttaaaagtgcggacggaagtaactatataaagtggtcgctcaagatggccgctcaagggcgccaatattgaatgacttgtaatgtttaattaggaaataatgtacaattaaaagaaaataactatagggcttgttcgttttagctacactggggctgctctgggtctgctctacacaggataatacaggacagataaatagtttgtcctgtattatcttgtttagagcagacccagagctgcccagtgcagctaaaacgaacaagcccataatatgcaacaataataccaaattttaatggcgtttttcattgggattgcactcgtgcagtatttccataagagcaatgttaaaatctaaaatctaaatttatattaaatccttcgtccttacaaaaatttatccatgcatttctttgatccggatttttcggaaacctgtttgtgagtgaaaattatttagtaattattgtgaatctacaatttcacaatactatacatatgattataatctccaaaataaaaatctcattattgttgataatactaaccgatgaaacgttattccatgatttcgagctgctgctgttatgccacaagctctacagtataccattatgatcgtttatttccatacactgttgcataaaagactacacactgcatattaatgcgtacggcgtacggtatgccgcttgccgcaatgctcgagcattccctctcactttcaaaaagtggtcgctcaaaatggctgccatgacgtacatccatccgcggatttacctagtcctggctagtatatgctccctcctgtttctttttactcaatgattgaaatatataccatactggaacgagcacgcCTTTGTTCTCGACCGGTCAGATGGAGATAGCTGTTCGGACCCGGATCTCTCTATCTAACCAACAGTTTCGGTCACGTGTTCACAACTATTATTatggccggtttatgcttcggtcttaaggcgggagcacagacttttgcataaagcataacgcataagcataaggaaattgattggtccgtttccttatgcatttgcttatgcttatatatagaccaatcaatttccttatgcttatgcgttatgctttatgcaaaagtctgtgctcccgcCTTTAAtcttaagccgagagcacaagcttttacataaagcataacgcataagcataaggaaattgattggtctatatataagcataagcaaatgcataaggaaatggaccaatcaatttccttatgcttatgcgttatgctttatgcaaaagtctgtgctccggccattaatcttatagccgagagcacaagcttttacataaagcataacgcataagcataaggaaattgattggtctatatataagcataagcaaatgcataaggaaatggaccaatcaatttccttatgcttatgcgttatgcttcatgcaaaagtctgtgctccggccataagagttgataacgtagaatgccataagggcgtttatactttcctagtcttaatcttatagcgttttcgattatacaggatttgaacgacccaagattggttaatgacgtcattgcaacctctccaccaatgaaagacttgcatttatagtaaaatagtgattgatcaaccctagatcgttcaaaccccgtttattcgaaaacgctataagattaagaccgaagcataaaccagccattaGTCGAGAATAGACGAGATAGAAGGAGAAATCCGGTACCGAGTCACTGCCTTGTCTGACCGTTTTGTCGAATGGAGGGGGTAGCCTGTGCTCGTTCCAgcagagagaagactgaggCTGGCGTCacatatagcgttttcgaataaacggggtttgaacgatctagggttgatcaatcactattttactataaatgcaagtctttcattggtggagaggttgcaatgacgtcattaaccaatcttaagtcgttcaaaccccgtttactcgaaaacgctaatagaacccgtaatccgtaatccgcaccggaagtccgcaaaagttactagggattgcgtccgtaacgttacgtgtgttttttctccttatgtcccatggagccgtaaatacacacgtaacggtattactattttttatttaacaaattataattgtttatttgtattttattcataagaaaactacagaatatattataattttaacaaaaattttaattaaatcgtcaaatttagttaaataaataaaattaaaaaaagcattactagtaataactagtaacttttagtaacttttacggaaatttcatggaattacggctccatgggacacaaggagataggccggcgtcacatagaacccgtaatccgtaatccgcaccgaaagtccgcaaaagttactagggattgcgtccgtaacgttacgtgtgttttatctccttgtgtcccatggagccgtaattccatgaaatttccgtaaaagttactaaaagttactagttattactagtaatgctttttttaattttatttatttaactaaatttgacaatttaattaaaatttttgttaaaattataatatattctgtagttttcttatgaataaaatacaaataaacaattataatttgttaaataaaaaatagtaataccgttacgtgtgtatttacggctccatgggacacaaggagaaaaaacatacgtaacgttacggacgcaatccctagtaacttttgcggacttccggtgcggattacggattacgggttctatgtgacgccagccataaaacacacgtaacgttacggacgcaatccctagtaacttttgcggactttcggtgcggattacggattacgggttctatgtgacgccggcctcaGTTTTTCCATACGTCAAAGCCtaaagttagcgatctagtactagtatagacatctATGGTATAGAGCTCAGTGCTGTACATACACGATGCTACATTGTTTATGATTGTTTACActgaagaaatatatatgtagtttTGTGTGAAAGAAATTTGTGGAGTGGACTGAAATTTGACTGGCGATGCAAGTTTTTGAAAATGACTAATGTCGAGGTATTACAATTGGATATATGGAAAGGCGATTGGGGTCTCCCATCAATCGACATAGATTGTTTGCAAGTTCTGGTATGTATAGGTTATGAAACGAAcatatatcaattgattctaattactaatttgtaacaataatttttatatgatataaaattgttcatATGCCATAAGCGATGCGAATGTAGAATGTCTcaagttatttaatatctttattataaagtaatgACCAATTTAGAATTGATTTTGCTCACTgaaaatatcaaatcaaatcGTATAGTGATTCTTTCAAATGATTAACagttaaaaattcagaatttcTGACAGACGAAACgtcaagaaagaaaataaatggcaaaatgatatttttcggATAATGTTAAATgagttttaatgaaattttaatgtaaatttttctaataatgatatatagtattaaaaattaataagatacaataaataatgatcTTTTGATACTTTCATCCTTAAATTAACTAAAGAAGCTATGATTAAAGTAACATCTGTTATTTCTAAGATATATTGACAAACATATCTATGAATATAGATATTGGAATACTTAAACTGTTGACtcaataattagtaaaaatgaaAGCAAGAAGAAGCACCATAAATTTATCCATCTAAAtgctttattattgtttaaatttgtttaaatgttGGATGTTAGTTTAACTATTGTTTAgctattcaaattataatgataatatatcaaCATGTCTTAATGATCAATTGATTTAGATTATCATCATTTTGATTAGCATTTGTTTCCTAATATAGTCTCATGTTATTTATAGGCATATGCTAAATTTATCGGGGAACCTTTAAAAGTAAATCCAGCAAGCAATCTATTTGGAACACCAAATGGTCGATTACCTTTGCTTAAGGCTGGTCTAAGTACTTTGGATACAGTTAAAGAtatattaccattttttaGAGCAAAACGTAATTCTGACTACATGTTAACTGATAAACAATATGCAGACGTCATGGCTTATGATGCTCTGCTTAAGGAAAAGTTGTATCCAGCCTTCCAATTTATATGGTATGAGAGATACAGAAACGTATCAGAATAAGATACAACTcagtctttataaaatttaaaaaatgcaaaaaagtttcaaattttatctaaagAAGTCATGCTTGGTTTAAGGATATAcaatgattaaaattacagttaactggttatttgttaaaattacaaaaatttagtaactatatatataatatatatatatatatatatatatatatatatatatatatatatatatatatattactgttgttttaagtaaataaattacataagtAAATTATgtgtcaaatattaatataaataatattaatagcattaataacattaatagtAAGCATATTTTACCGTAATTAGAAGTTTAGCAATGTCCGTCTCATCATTgtgtttttgaaattataataaatgtgttacaatacaaagtatattattactaccattatttttaggtggatagataaaaaaaatctggaTGAATTAGTTAGACCATGGTACTGTAAAGCACTATCTTTtccatttaatttctattatccAGGAAAGTTTGAGCGACAAGCGCATTCTTTGATGGAAAGTTTATACCCTTTGgaagataatataaatgatatcgAAAATAAGGTATGCATAACATGCGGAATTTAATTTAGAGCTCATTAAACACAtagaaatgtttatataagaaaatatttaaaaattctgacaactttaaaaattcttttaacaaCAGGTGTATTCTGAAGCACAAAAGTGTCTGACGTTGTTATCTACAAGGCTTGGAGATAGTGATTTCTTTTCCGGGCAGGAACCTAACACTATAGACGcgattatatattcatatttggCACCGTTGCTTAAGATTCCATTACCAAATTCAGTCTTGCAAAATCActtgaaaaattgtacaaatctGGCGAAGTATGTGTCGCGTATATCGCAGAGGTACTTTGGGGATGTGTATCAGACTTACGAGAAGCATAAAGCGGAGAAAAAcgctgaaaaattaaaaacagattcGGAGAGTGAATTCCCAAACAAGAGAAGAAATCAGATCTTTGCTGCGTTTGTTGCTACACTGGCGATGGCGGGATATGCGTTATCTATGGGTATTGTAGAGGTGAGTTCTGTTCatactgaaaaatatatgacaaaaaagtatattatactatatttttataatgttagatttcttatttaatgtCCAGACTAAGAAATGGAAAATAGGAGTCAGAGACGAAGAATTATTCTtgtagatataatattttgttgcatattaaattagtttttctAGTTTCACATATTTGTTGGAACACTTCTAACATGTGAAATATCTTTATCGCAATTGATATCTGTAGCGATGGTCTATCACAAGgcttttttatgttttgtacATGAATAGATCTTCCTAAGCATAAAACAGTACAAATGTTAATGTTAAAGATACAGGTAGCTTTATTTGTAGgtactaatatatttattaagaagcagaaaatttattaaggttcctaagaagaaaagaaaacgtgAGTATTAGCTGcacgttgaaaataattaaaattagtttttacaGTGATATTATTTTCGCTTCTTATCGTTCTCACAAGATTATTGTGAAAGAGTTCATGTATTTATAATCACACTCACTCATAAATAGCTTATTTCTATTTAGCTTGCGAATTTAAAAATGGAGAAGTCTCTATGTAAGTAATAATCTATGGATGTGATACTAATTTAGAGATAGAATATCTGCAAAGTGTTCagaattcatataaaatttgttatttacatgcttaataagaaattaaattgttatttgtgttatttatcattaaatatgttacACATACAATCAATGCACTTACATTCAGTGGtcaaatttttagtaatatttaagataaatttaaggtaaatttaattgttttgttcttatataattaatcgtatggttatatttctttacacatttgcaaagaaaaataagtcaCGTTTTATAAAGTGTCACACACACAATGTAAACAAAAGTTGaagataataatacaattaaaaaacaattccTTGATAAAAACACctaaaaatcgataattatttagaaacaaGTATAGCACGATTAGGAATGTTAAGttttaaaagtgaaaatagataataaaatcttattttttatgtagtttTAAAACgactttattttaacagaatctTAATTGTAGGGCTTAgttgctaaaataattaatttagaaagttaataaattgctATAAAACATAACATCTTATACTATGAAAAGAATGCATAAATCACAGAATCTATTTAACAGCCAGTTATATAATCTTTCTGTTTTGctgttattttgcaacatttagtgataataaaaataatatatgtttgttAAAGGTACCAATAAAGGATGATGAAATCTCTGATGTGCCGACAAAGTACATGTTACTGGATGATGAGGATGAAGAGTAGCAATtagcaaaaagaaaactatGTGTTCGTGGTAAAAATAGGGAATATGCAATTATTAGTTGCAAATTATCTGTAAAATTCTCAGTATGGAACTATATTCGTGACACagagaaagataaagagagagggagggggggagggagaaagACGAAAGGATGTTATATGATGTATAAAtaccaaaatatataacaaagtaaataaatattttgcaatatcacGATagcaatgttaattttttccgATTTTATATCGCATTAAAATACCACTAGTGGCATGATGTACTTCTTCcgcaaaacttttaaaattatgaacgGTGGTGCCGCCCAGAATAATCTTTATGCCTGGATTTTGTTTGTTCAAATTATACACCGCCAAACTTTCCTCGTACGTTGTTCCTCCGATcataaatacaattatgtCCTGAGgtctaaaaaattagaaggTGTTACATATTAATCTACATTTTAATACGATACTTCTGTGccatgtataaataatttaccttCGTGACATTATCATGTTACCAAGATAGGGAAATGCCTGTGTGCTCAATTTGCCCTTTATTAAGTCTTCTAGTGTTTCATTTATCAAAGGACAATGCTGCGTGTATATATTGTCTACTCCACTTAAtcctttgaataattttttggtTATTTTGGCAACTGCTTCTCGATCGAATAAATTACTCTGCCTTGCGTTAACACCGCtatattctaatatattatatacaagcTGAAAAATTAAGTTCTGTTATTATATCTATGGATTTGTGAAGGAATAAACGTCAATTTTGTAACGAGAAAAATACCTTGATAtatttgtctgaaacatttctCTTCTTAAGTAATTCTATTAAACCATTTATGTCGTTGTTCGCGTGCTTTTCATAATGCAACGCGTAGAGCATGACAAGACGAACGGTATCGATGTCTCGTACTTTTTGATTATTGATAAGTGCTTTTATCTTTTGCAACTATGaacaaagtaataattaatattaagaatatataaatgcacaTCATATGTGGATATTAATTACCTGGGAAGAATGATCAGTTTGACAACTCAGTTCTTGCTCCATTTCTGATATCTCTAACAAATTATACTTTTCGACAAGAGACGAAAGCTCTCCGACTACAGTGACATGTTTCGACACAGTACCAGAAAGTTTCTTGAATAGCGGATACGTTTCTACAAAGTGTTTCATGTCGGCTATGCTCTCAACTTTTTGATGTTTCTTTGCCTTTTTTTGAAATTCCTCCAtcaattcttttattgtttGTCCAATTTCTCCAAAGTTTAGATACAAGTTCTATAAATAGTTCAAGATTAATGTcctttgaatataaaaaaaagcctTTCACAAagaataaagttaataatgtatatacatgtacaaatataaaataaaataattgtataaaatatatgtcaaaataattaaatatacaatcccgtgtgtataaaaatattatttttatgaaattatatcattactactaatgattttaatataaatgtatgttcaataaattatataaagaattttcttaCATTGGCATAAAAGTCATCATGTTCTGCACTAAGTACAACTTCTTTCAGCTCTTTCGAAATGCCTTTCACATGAGCTAAATTCACACGATTGTTATTGATCGTCAGCAATTCATGTACCATTGCTTGATATGTCCATTGATTTAACAAAGGTGTGACAGGATCATCCCTTCTATCAACTATTAGGAGGATAGGATTGGATTCCTGCCTGAATTCAAAGGAATTCGATTCTTTACTGAGCACTTCCCTTATCTTTTCTGCTAATCTCTTTGCCATGTCAGAACTATTTTGGTATCTAATATATGGACATTTCTTCAGCGATAATAAGACAGAGGTTATTCCTTGGACAGTTCTATGTAAGTGCACTGGATCCCATGTCAGTCCTTTGGACATAAGAATGATATAATCAAATAGTTTTCATCTATCAACTTGTCACAAATCTATATAGAACTGTATACAATTAACTTACCTTCAGAGCAGGCATTTATCCcgagtgaaaataaatgtggaTTAATCGCCAAGTAATCAGCATAATACTCATGTACTTCTCTAACCACCTCTCGTTCGTCACTTTCTGCTAAAAGCTTTATATCTgcttttgcaataatattactgaaatcttttacaaataagtgttatataaacaattacccCTTATTATTCTACTTTATATACAGACTATCTATTCTTCAGTTTTCTGCAgatctattaaaaatgtagtttTGCATTGGTATGCATTAGTActta is part of the Linepithema humile isolate Giens D197 chromosome 3, Lhum_UNIL_v1.0, whole genome shotgun sequence genome and harbors:
- the LOC105669880 gene encoding metaxin-1 isoform X2, which produces MTNVEVLQLDIWKGDWGLPSIDIDCLQVLAYAKFIGEPLKVNPASNLFGTPNGRLPLLKAGLSTLDTVKDILPFFRAKRNSDYMLTDKQYADVMAYDALLKEKLYPAFQFIWWIDKKNLDELVRPWYCKALSFPFNFYYPGKFERQAHSLMESLYPLEDNINDIENKVYSEAQKCLTLLSTRLGDSDFFSGQEPNTIDAIIYSYLAPLLKIPLPNSVLQNHLKNCTNLAKYVSRISQRYFGDVYQTYEKHKAEKNAEKLKTDSESEFPNKRRNQIFAAFVATLAMAGYALSMGIVEVLIYLLRSRKFIKVPKKKRKRTNKG
- the LOC105669880 gene encoding metaxin-1 isoform X1 → MTNVEVLQLDIWKGDWGLPSIDIDCLQVLAYAKFIGEPLKVNPASNLFGTPNGRLPLLKAGLSTLDTVKDILPFFRAKRNSDYMLTDKQYADVMAYDALLKEKLYPAFQFIWWIDKKNLDELVRPWYCKALSFPFNFYYPGKFERQAHSLMESLYPLEDNINDIENKVYSEAQKCLTLLSTRLGDSDFFSGQEPNTIDAIIYSYLAPLLKIPLPNSVLQNHLKNCTNLAKYVSRISQRYFGDVYQTYEKHKAEKNAEKLKTDSESEFPNKRRNQIFAAFVATLAMAGYALSMGIVEVLIYLLRSRKFIKVPKKKRKPCEFKNGEVSMYQ
- the LOC105669880 gene encoding metaxin-1 isoform X4; translated protein: MTNVEVLQLDIWKGDWGLPSIDIDCLQVLAYAKFIGEPLKVNPASNLFGTPNGRLPLLKAGLSTLDTVKDILPFFRAKRNSDYMLTDKQYADVMAYDALLKEKLYPAFQFIWWIDKKNLDELVRPWYCKALSFPFNFYYPGKFERQAHSLMESLYPLEDNINDIENKVYSEAQKCLTLLSTRLGDSDFFSGQEPNTIDAIIYSYLAPLLKIPLPNSVLQNHLKNCTNLAKYVSRISQRYFGDVYQTYEKHKAEKNAEKLKTDSESEFPNKRRNQIFAAFVATLAMAGYALSMGIVEKQKIY
- the LOC105669880 gene encoding metaxin-1 isoform X3; this encodes MTNVEVLQLDIWKGDWGLPSIDIDCLQVLAYAKFIGEPLKVNPASNLFGTPNGRLPLLKAGLSTLDTVKDILPFFRAKRNSDYMLTDKQYADVMAYDALLKEKLYPAFQFIWWIDKKNLDELVRPWYCKALSFPFNFYYPGKFERQAHSLMESLYPLEDNINDIENKVYSEAQKCLTLLSTRLGDSDFFSGQEPNTIDAIIYSYLAPLLKIPLPNSVLQNHLKNCTNLAKYVSRISQRYFGDVYQTYEKHKAEKNAEKLKTDSESEFPNKRRNQIFAAFVATLAMAGYALSMGIVEVPIKDDEISDVPTKYMLLDDEDEE
- the Vps45 gene encoding vacuolar protein sorting-associated protein 45 encodes the protein MNVVTALKFYITKMTEDSGPGMKVLLMDKQTTSIVSLLYSQSEILMKEVYLFERIDTAVHNDTLKHLTCIVFVRPTKENIDLLCKELRYPKYGIYYIYFSNIIAKADIKLLAESDEREVVREVHEYYADYLAINPHLFSLGINACSEGLTWDPVHLHRTVQGITSVLLSLKKCPYIRYQNSSDMAKRLAEKIREVLSKESNSFEFRQESNPILLIVDRRDDPVTPLLNQWTYQAMVHELLTINNNRVNLAHVKGISKELKEVVLSAEHDDFYANNLYLNFGEIGQTIKELMEEFQKKAKKHQKVESIADMKHFVETYPLFKKLSGTVSKHVTVVGELSSLVEKYNLLEISEMEQELSCQTDHSSQLQKIKALINNQKVRDIDTVRLVMLYALHYEKHANNDINGLIELLKKRNVSDKYIKLVYNILEYSGVNARQSNLFDREAVAKITKKLFKGLSGVDNIYTQHCPLINETLEDLIKGKLSTQAFPYLGNMIMSRRPQDIIVFMIGGTTYEESLAVYNLNKQNPGIKIILGGTTVHNFKSFAEEVHHATSGILMRYKIGKN